A genomic stretch from Campylobacter lari subsp. concheus includes:
- a CDS encoding putative metalloprotease CJM1_0395 family protein yields MQISSSYNNAFYTQNPYQNKDKEEIKENIPEKENPRQTKEDKNNQEKEEKTQKVNGKDLSVEEVKQVRELEKIDREVRAHEAAHQAAGGSLAGAASFGYTRGPDNKMYAVEGEVPIRMQKGNTPEETIANAMQVIAAAMAPADPSPQDYKVAANAMQMQNDARAEQAKIKAEELKVQNEKSENENEEKTNSNSKAIKSYAQNVSQDYIGSRYNKSA; encoded by the coding sequence ATGCAAATTAGCTCAAGTTATAACAATGCTTTTTATACACAAAATCCTTATCAAAACAAAGACAAAGAAGAAATCAAAGAAAACATTCCTGAAAAAGAAAATCCACGGCAAACAAAAGAAGATAAAAACAATCAAGAAAAAGAAGAAAAAACTCAAAAAGTCAACGGCAAAGACTTAAGTGTTGAAGAAGTAAAACAAGTACGAGAGCTTGAAAAAATCGACAGAGAAGTAAGAGCTCATGAAGCAGCCCACCAAGCAGCTGGCGGATCTTTAGCTGGTGCTGCGAGCTTTGGATATACAAGAGGCCCTGATAATAAAATGTATGCGGTCGAAGGAGAAGTGCCAATAAGAATGCAAAAAGGCAATACTCCTGAAGAAACTATAGCAAATGCCATGCAAGTAATTGCTGCAGCTATGGCACCAGCTGATCCTAGTCCGCAAGATTATAAAGTAGCGGCTAATGCTATGCAAATGCAAAATGATGCGCGCGCCGAACAAGCTAAAATAAAAGCAGAAGAGCTAAAAGTACAAAATGAAAAAAGCGAAAATGAGAATGAGGAAAAAACAAATTCAAATTCCAAAGCTATAAAATCATACGCACAAAATGTATCACAAGATTACATAGGAAGTCGATATAACAAAAGCGCATAG
- a CDS encoding potassium channel family protein produces MKKETYDIIGLGRFGSVLAKELIDQGKRVIVSDIDEEVVKKLQDHADFAYILDSTHTIALKEAGYANADVVILSIGENLESSILTFMALKEIGVKNIIAKANSSTHGQILSKLGVNKVIYPEKESAKRLAKILITNPNFEIIDLSVNTIKVAKLLVDENLAGKTLQSIGQNLKVIAHKQHDTWSIMPNLETTAYLNDILMLLGTQEELNQYAY; encoded by the coding sequence ATGAAAAAAGAAACTTATGATATTATAGGACTTGGAAGGTTTGGCTCAGTTTTAGCAAAAGAGCTTATTGATCAAGGTAAAAGAGTTATTGTTTCTGATATTGATGAAGAAGTGGTTAAGAAATTACAAGATCATGCAGACTTTGCTTATATTTTAGATTCTACTCATACTATAGCCTTAAAAGAAGCAGGTTATGCAAATGCAGATGTTGTCATACTTAGCATAGGCGAAAATTTAGAATCAAGCATACTTACTTTCATGGCTTTAAAAGAAATTGGAGTAAAAAACATCATTGCCAAGGCAAACTCTTCTACACACGGACAAATTCTTTCAAAACTTGGGGTTAATAAAGTCATCTATCCTGAAAAAGAATCAGCAAAGCGTTTGGCTAAAATTCTTATCACTAATCCAAATTTTGAGATCATAGATCTTTCAGTCAATACCATCAAAGTAGCAAAACTTTTAGTGGATGAAAACCTAGCAGGAAAAACTTTGCAATCTATTGGTCAAAACTTAAAAGTCATTGCACACAAACAACATGATACTTGGAGTATTATGCCAAATTTAGAAACTACCGCTTATTTAAATGATATACTAATGCTACTTGGCACCCAAGAAGAACTAAATCAATATGCATATTAA
- a CDS encoding anaerobic C4-dicarboxylate transporter, translating into MDIMIILQLVVFLGAIFIGIRLGGIAIGYAGGLGVVVLGLVLGMKPGNIPWDVILIIAAAIAAISAMQQVGGLDYMVKVTERILRKHPRFINYLAPACGWLLTILAGTGNAVFSLMPVVIDVAKSQNIKPSAPLSLMVVASQIGITASPVSAAVVYMTGVLEPLGWNYPALIGIWIVTTFAACMITAFIVSLITPMDLSKDPVYQERLKAGLVKNASDVLQSEDKPGAKLSVAIFLFTVLAVVLYATAISNNIKWIDPVVIPRDAAIMSFLLTAATLITFLCKVEPAKILDTSVFKSGMTACVCVFGVAWLGNTFVAGHEAGIKEVAGEWVKQTPAMLAVAFFFASMLLYSQAATAKAIVPVIIAALGISATNPADSYMLVACFAAVSALFVLPTYPTLLGAVQMDDTGTTRIGKFIFNHAFFIPGVLAIAIAVALGFLAVGML; encoded by the coding sequence ATGGATATTATGATTATTTTACAACTTGTTGTCTTTCTTGGGGCAATATTCATAGGTATCCGCCTCGGTGGCATAGCAATAGGTTATGCTGGAGGTTTGGGTGTTGTTGTTTTAGGTCTTGTTTTGGGTATGAAGCCAGGTAATATTCCTTGGGATGTTATCTTAATCATTGCTGCAGCTATTGCTGCAATTTCTGCTATGCAACAAGTGGGTGGTTTGGATTATATGGTAAAAGTTACTGAAAGAATTTTACGTAAACATCCAAGATTTATCAATTACCTTGCACCAGCATGTGGTTGGTTACTAACTATTTTAGCAGGTACTGGTAATGCAGTGTTTTCATTAATGCCTGTTGTTATTGATGTTGCAAAATCACAAAACATCAAACCATCAGCTCCACTTTCACTAATGGTTGTTGCTTCACAAATTGGTATTACGGCTTCTCCTGTTAGTGCTGCTGTTGTTTATATGACTGGCGTATTAGAACCGCTTGGTTGGAATTATCCTGCATTAATTGGTATTTGGATTGTAACTACTTTTGCTGCTTGTATGATTACAGCTTTCATTGTAAGTTTAATCACTCCAATGGATCTTAGCAAAGATCCTGTATATCAAGAACGCCTAAAAGCCGGTCTTGTAAAAAACGCTTCTGATGTTTTACAAAGTGAAGACAAACCAGGTGCAAAACTTTCAGTTGCTATTTTCTTATTTACAGTATTAGCAGTTGTTCTTTATGCTACAGCAATTTCTAATAATATCAAATGGATCGATCCAGTAGTTATTCCAAGAGATGCTGCGATTATGAGCTTCTTATTAACTGCTGCAACTTTAATTACATTCTTATGTAAAGTTGAACCTGCAAAAATTTTAGATACAAGTGTATTTAAATCAGGTATGACAGCTTGTGTATGTGTATTTGGTGTTGCTTGGCTTGGAAATACTTTCGTTGCGGGTCATGAAGCAGGTATTAAAGAAGTAGCAGGTGAATGGGTTAAACAAACTCCAGCTATGCTTGCAGTTGCATTCTTCTTTGCTAGTATGCTTTTATATTCTCAAGCAGCTACTGCAAAAGCTATTGTTCCAGTTATCATTGCTGCATTAGGAATTTCAGCTACAAACCCTGCAGACTCTTATATGCTAGTTGCTTGTTTTGCTGCCGTTTCAGCGCTTTTCGTTCTTCCAACTTACCCTACTTTATTAGGTGCAGTTCAAATGGATGATACAGGCACAACAAGAATTGGAAAATTCATATTTAACCACGCATTCTTTATCCCTGGTGTATTAGCTATAGCTATAGCTGTTGCTCTAGGTTTCTTAGCAGTAGGAATGCTTTAA
- a CDS encoding aspartate ammonia-lyase — MGTRKEHDFIGELEISDEVYYGVQTFRALENFHMSGRRLQDYPYFVKAFAQVKKAAALANKEVGVLDANKADAIAKACDRLIAGEFLDQFVVDMIQGGAGTSTNMNTNEVITNIALESMGHKKGEYQYLHPNDHTNLGQSTNDTYPSSIKVATYAKLTDLLKAMELLKTELEAKAKEYKDIIKMGRTELEDAVPTTLGNTFNAFASYIKSDIEKITAARESMSYLNLGATAIGTGINCHPDYKFVVEKKLKEITGVEFKPAEDFIAATQDTADFVHVSGALKTAAVRLSKIANDLRLMNSGPRCGLGEINLPKMQPGSSIMPGKVNPVICEAVGEACYEVIGNDVTIMLCSERGEFELNAFEPGIAYGLFNSIVLLENAMKSLAEKAVRGLTANPEACKQSVLNSIGIVTAFNPILGYEKSASIAKEALETGKAVGDICLERGYLPKEEIERILTPENMLNPHMTEKRKA, encoded by the coding sequence ATGGGAACAAGAAAAGAACACGACTTTATTGGCGAGTTAGAAATTTCTGACGAGGTTTATTATGGAGTGCAAACTTTTAGAGCACTAGAAAACTTCCATATGAGTGGCAGAAGATTACAAGATTATCCTTATTTTGTAAAAGCTTTCGCTCAAGTTAAAAAAGCAGCTGCTCTTGCTAACAAAGAAGTTGGAGTTCTTGATGCTAACAAAGCTGATGCTATTGCTAAAGCTTGCGATAGATTGATTGCTGGTGAATTTTTAGATCAATTCGTAGTAGATATGATCCAAGGTGGTGCTGGTACTAGTACAAACATGAACACTAATGAAGTTATCACTAATATTGCTCTTGAAAGTATGGGACACAAAAAAGGTGAATACCAATATCTTCATCCAAATGATCATACAAATTTAGGTCAATCTACAAATGACACTTATCCAAGTTCAATCAAAGTGGCTACCTATGCAAAACTTACTGATCTTTTAAAAGCCATGGAACTTTTAAAAACTGAATTAGAAGCTAAAGCTAAAGAATACAAAGATATCATTAAAATGGGTAGAACTGAGCTTGAAGATGCAGTCCCTACTACTTTAGGAAATACTTTCAACGCTTTTGCTAGCTATATTAAAAGTGATATTGAAAAAATCACAGCAGCTCGTGAGTCAATGAGTTATTTAAATCTTGGTGCAACAGCTATTGGTACAGGAATTAACTGTCATCCTGATTACAAATTTGTGGTTGAGAAAAAATTAAAAGAAATTACTGGTGTTGAATTTAAACCAGCTGAAGATTTTATCGCTGCAACTCAAGATACAGCTGACTTTGTACATGTAAGCGGTGCATTAAAAACTGCAGCAGTAAGATTATCTAAAATTGCAAACGACTTAAGATTAATGAATTCAGGTCCAAGATGCGGCTTAGGTGAAATTAATCTACCAAAAATGCAACCAGGTAGTTCTATCATGCCAGGTAAAGTAAACCCAGTAATTTGTGAAGCAGTAGGTGAAGCTTGCTATGAAGTTATAGGAAATGATGTTACTATTATGCTTTGCTCTGAAAGAGGAGAATTCGAACTTAATGCATTTGAACCAGGTATTGCTTATGGCTTATTTAACTCTATAGTATTGCTTGAAAATGCAATGAAATCTCTAGCCGAAAAAGCTGTAAGAGGCTTGACAGCAAATCCTGAAGCATGCAAACAATCTGTACTTAACTCAATCGGTATTGTTACAGCATTTAATCCTATTTTAGGATATGAAAAATCTGCTAGTATTGCTAAAGAAGCTTTGGAAACCGGTAAAGCAGTTGGCGATATTTGTCTTGAAAGAGGATATCTTCCAAAAGAAGAAATTGAAAGAATTTTAACACCAGAAAATATGTTAAATCCTCACATGACAGAGAAAAGAAAAGCTTAA
- a CDS encoding methyl-accepting chemotaxis protein, protein MVILSIILLYFIISYYISPLQKIQTGLNSFFDFINHKTKDSAMIDVKTNDELGAMAKAINENITKTKNALEQDTKAVEQSVETAREIESGNLTARINAMPANPQLIELKNVLNEMLNVLEQKVGSNMNEINRVFDSYKALDFTTEVANAKGGVEVTTNVLGKEIVAMLRQSSEFANLLASESGKLQSAVKNLTDSSSSQASSLEETAAALEEITSSMQNVSHKTSEVIAQSEEIKNVTSIIGDIADQINLLALNAAIEAARAGEHGRGFAVVADEVRNLAERTQKSLGEIEANTNILVQSINEMGESIKEQTTGITQINDAVAQIDHVTQENLKIANDSAIVADNVNKIASDILEDARKKKF, encoded by the coding sequence ATGGTTATATTAAGTATAATACTACTTTATTTTATTATATCTTATTATATCTCACCACTCCAAAAAATCCAAACCGGCCTCAACTCTTTCTTTGACTTCATCAATCATAAAACCAAAGACTCAGCTATGATAGATGTTAAAACAAATGATGAGCTTGGTGCTATGGCAAAAGCTATCAACGAAAACATCACTAAAACTAAAAATGCATTAGAACAAGATACTAAAGCTGTAGAACAATCAGTAGAAACTGCTAGAGAAATAGAAAGTGGTAATCTAACAGCAAGAATTAATGCAATGCCTGCTAATCCTCAATTAATAGAATTAAAAAATGTATTAAATGAAATGCTTAATGTATTAGAACAAAAAGTAGGTTCTAATATGAATGAAATCAATAGAGTATTTGATAGTTATAAAGCATTAGACTTTACAACAGAAGTTGCTAATGCTAAAGGTGGAGTTGAAGTAACAACCAATGTATTAGGTAAAGAAATCGTAGCTATGCTAAGACAATCATCTGAATTTGCTAACTTACTTGCTAGTGAAAGTGGTAAATTACAAAGTGCTGTTAAGAACTTAACAGATTCTTCTTCAAGTCAAGCTTCTTCTTTAGAAGAAACAGCAGCGGCATTAGAAGAGATTACTTCTTCTATGCAAAATGTATCTCATAAAACTAGTGAAGTAATTGCTCAAAGTGAAGAGATTAAAAATGTTACTTCTATTATTGGAGATATAGCAGATCAAATTAATCTACTTGCATTAAATGCAGCTATTGAAGCAGCACGTGCAGGTGAACATGGACGTGGCTTTGCTGTTGTTGCTGATGAAGTTAGAAACCTAGCAGAAAGAACTCAAAAGTCTTTAGGTGAAATAGAAGCTAATACTAATATCTTAGTTCAATCTATTAATGAAATGGGTGAGAGTATTAAAGAACAAACTACAGGTATTACTCAAATTAATGATGCTGTAGCACAAATTGATCATGTAACTCAAGAGAATTTAAAAATAGCTAATGATAGTGCTATAGTAGCTGACAATGTAAATAAAATAGCTAGTGATATCTTAGAAGATGCTAGGAAGAAAAAGTTTTAA